A window of Bos taurus isolate L1 Dominette 01449 registration number 42190680 breed Hereford chromosome 8, ARS-UCD2.0, whole genome shotgun sequence contains these coding sequences:
- the LOC615521 gene encoding GrpE-like 2, mitochondrial-like produces the protein MAPFCILHVVITRISAYVKAQRTESETFYSLKLKAVKLEKEVQDLTVRYQTAVGDSENIRRRTQRCVEDAKIFGIQSFCKDLVEVADILEKTTECISEETEPADQKLTLEKIFRGLSLLEAKLKSVFAKHVLEKMTPIGDKHDPHEHELICHVPAGVGVQPGTVAFVRQDGYKLHGRTIRLAQVEVAVESQRRL, from the exons ATGGCGCCCTTTTGTATCCTGCATGTGGTCATTACAAGAATCTCTGCATATGTTAAAGCTCAGAGAACTGAAAGTGAGACGTTTTACT CCTTAAAGCTAAAAGCTGttaaactggagaaggaagtccAAGATTTAACAGTGAGATACCAGACAGCTGTAGGTGACAGTGAAAATATAAGAAGGCGAACCCAGAGATGTGTAGAAGATGCCAAGATATTTGGAATTCAGAGTTTCTGTAAGGATTTGGTGGAGGTCGCAGACATTTTGGAGAAGACTACAGAGTGTATTTCTGAAGAAACAGAGCCTGCGGACCAGAAGCTCACTCTGGAGAAGATCTTCCGAGGATTGTCACTTTTAGAAGCAAAGCTGAAAAGTGTGTTCGCCAAACACGTTCTGGAGAAGATGACACCCATCGGTGACAAACATGACCCTCATGAGCATGAACTCATTTGTCACGTGCCAGCTGGTGTTGGGGTGCAGCCTGGCACCGTGGCATTCGTAAGGCAAGATGGCTACAAGCTTCATGGCCGCACCATTAGACTTGCCCAGGTGGAAGTGGCAGTAGAGTCTCAGAGAAGACTATGA